The sequence CTCGTCGCCGCGGACCTCGCCGACGATGATGAACTCGGGGCGGTGGCGCAGCGCCGACCGCAGCAGGTCGTACATATCGATGTCGCTGCCCTCGTGGAGGCGCTGGCGCGTGACAGACGACAGCCAGTTGTCGTGGTACAGCGACAGTTCGCGGGTGTCCTCGATGGTGAGCACCTTCGCGCGCGGCGGGATGAACATCGACACCGCGTTCATCGAGGTGGTCTTTCCGGAGGCCGTCCCGCCGGCGAAGATGAGGCTCTTGTTGTTCTCGATGCAGAGCCAGAGGTACGCCATCTCCTCGACCGAAAAGGTGCCGTAGTCGATCAGATCGATGGGGGTGAACGGCTCGTCGGCGTACTTCCGGATGGTGAACGCCGACCCGCGCGGGGTCACCTCCTCCCCGAGCGCGAGCTCCACCCGGGAGCCGTCCGGCAGCGTCGTCCCGACGACCGGGTCGCCGACGCTGACGTGCCGGCCGGACTCCTGGGCCAGCCGGATCACGAAGTCGTCCAAGTTCTCGGCGCCGTAGACCACGTTCGTCTCGATGTCGGTGTAATCGTCGTGGTAGACGAAGATCGGGAGGTCGTACCCGTCACACGAGATGTCCTCGATGTGCGGGTCGTTCATAAGCGGGTCGATCCGGCCGAACCGCCGGAAGTCCCGCGCCAGGTAGTACAGGAGGGCGTGAAACGTCCGCATCGACACGTTCACCCCGTACTGTTCGAGGAGGGTCCGAAGCTCGTTTTGGAGCGTCTCCTCGGCGGTCGGCTCCGCGTTCGTTCTGTAGAGGAGCGGATCGCGGATGTCGACCTTCGTCCGGGCGAGCAGCTCCAGCTCGAAGTCGTCGAGTTCGGGCTCGACTGCGTGGTAGTAGTGCTCGCTTTCCTCGTCGTTGTAGGTGATCACCACGTAGGCGTACGGCGCGTTGACCCAGTAGCGGTCGACAGGTTCCTCGCCCGGCGGCGGATCGAACGACGCGAAGACGCCGTCCTCGGGGCGGTAGGGCCGGAAGTCGAGCGAGGAGCCGCGGAGCACGCTCACGAAGCGTCGGAGCCGCGTGCGCAGCCCGTCGAGGGGGCTGTCCGGGTCGCTGTCGGCGTCGCCCGCGACCGTCGCCGACGATCCGACGGCCGACTGCGTCACACCCGACGAAGCCACGGCTGGATCCGCGTCACCGTCGGTTTCGTCCCCGTTGCTGCCCGGGTCGGTCCGTGCCATCAGTAGTACCCCAGTTCGTAACGGACGCTTCTCGGCGGAGCGACTTATACTGTCGGCCGGTCGGCGGGGAGACTCGTCGGGGGGAGTGGTACGGAGGAACACTCTACCGAGCGCCCGCGCTCGGAGAGCACCGCAAAGGGATCGATGGCGAACAGCCGGCACACCGCTTCCCCGCGCCGACGTGCCGGACGATCGCGTTCCGGCGCGGGGCAGATCTCACCGCACACGGCCGGTGGTCCCGTGATCGCATATAAACGCTCGGCCGGCGTCGGGTCGTGTCAGCTCACTCCCGGTCGACCGTCAGCAACACCCCACCCAGGACGAGGAGGACGAGGACGCCGACCGGGATGGGGACGCCCGGGAACCCCCGGGTCACGAGCAGATACGTCGAGACGGCCAAAACGAGCCCCGAGAGTCCGAGCAGCCCCCCGAGCAGCCGGACCGGGTCGACCGGCCCCGACTCGACGGCGTCCTCGAACCGGTAGTAGACGACGGCGATGGCGACCGCGACGGCGAGGACGCCCGCACCGACCGCCCACACCTGATACGCGATCTGGATCGACTGCCCGGCCTGGAACGCGACCGCCGAAAGCGGGTCCGAGACGGCGACCCGCCGCGTCAGCGGGACGCCGAAGGCGTACCGGAGCTGGAAGAAGGGAAACCGGACGAAGAGCACCGCGCCGCCCGAGACGTCCGGCGAGTACGTGACGTTCCACGGGACGAGGGCGGCGAGCCACGTCGACACCACCGCCAGCGCGCCGGCGTACTCCGCGCGAACCCAGGTCATACCGTCACTCGCCGGGTAACCCACATAAAAGGTGCCGGGCGACGGCGGGGCCGGCGTCGGCGAGCCCCGACTACGCGTCGTCGTCGAAGGTCTGCCACTCCGTATCGGTGCCCAGGATCCCCGCGAGCGAGGAGACCATCGACTGGAGTTCGTCGATCTGCTGTTGTTGGGCTTCGACGAGCTCCTCGTACTCGCCGATCCGCTCCTGCTGGGCTTCGACGCGGTCTTCGAGGTCCTCGATCCGCGATCGGCTCTCGTCGTGCTGTTGTGTCGTCTCCTGGATGTCGGCCGACAGCGACTCCATCGCCTCCGAGAGGTGAGTGATCTCCTGGTCCGTCGCGAGGCCGTGGTCCTGCGGCTCGCGCAGCATCTCCCGGTGGGTGACGATCGCGTCGGAGA comes from Halobellus ruber and encodes:
- a CDS encoding type II/IV secretion system ATPase subunit, with amino-acid sequence MARTDPGSNGDETDGDADPAVASSGVTQSAVGSSATVAGDADSDPDSPLDGLRTRLRRFVSVLRGSSLDFRPYRPEDGVFASFDPPPGEEPVDRYWVNAPYAYVVITYNDEESEHYYHAVEPELDDFELELLARTKVDIRDPLLYRTNAEPTAEETLQNELRTLLEQYGVNVSMRTFHALLYYLARDFRRFGRIDPLMNDPHIEDISCDGYDLPIFVYHDDYTDIETNVVYGAENLDDFVIRLAQESGRHVSVGDPVVGTTLPDGSRVELALGEEVTPRGSAFTIRKYADEPFTPIDLIDYGTFSVEEMAYLWLCIENNKSLIFAGGTASGKTTSMNAVSMFIPPRAKVLTIEDTRELSLYHDNWLSSVTRQRLHEGSDIDMYDLLRSALRHRPEFIIVGEVRGDEAVTLFQAMNTGHTTFSTMHADSIETVINRLENEPINVPRAMVQSLDLLCVQTLTRVDGERVRRSKAIGEIGEIDQRTGELDYSRAFTWDAETDTFEHSDANLLDEIQRERGWTRTERQREVRRRQRFLQLLSEIGTTDYREFTALVNEYYADPERVMDRLEAADPAGGAASVGGDVGSHDEGVGADDGG
- a CDS encoding DUF7549 family protein, which translates into the protein MTWVRAEYAGALAVVSTWLAALVPWNVTYSPDVSGGAVLFVRFPFFQLRYAFGVPLTRRVAVSDPLSAVAFQAGQSIQIAYQVWAVGAGVLAVAVAIAVVYYRFEDAVESGPVDPVRLLGGLLGLSGLVLAVSTYLLVTRGFPGVPIPVGVLVLLVLGGVLLTVDRE